In the Desertifilum tharense IPPAS B-1220 genome, one interval contains:
- the ilvB gene encoding biosynthetic-type acetolactate synthase large subunit, producing MSELSTASPKITAATRRTGSYALIDSLQRHGVKHIFGYPGGAILPIYDELYRAEAAGGVKHILVRHEQGASHAADAYSRATGQVGVCFGTSGPGATNLVTGIATAQMDSIPMVIITGQVSRAAIGTDAFQETDIYGITLPIVKHSYVVRDPKDMARTVAEAFHIASTGRPGPVLIDVPKDVGLEEFDYLPVEPGSVKLPGYRPTVKGNPRQINQAIYLMQEAERPLLYVGGGAISANAHAEILELAEMFQMPVTTTLMGKGVFDELHPLAVGMLGMHGTAYANFAVSECDLLIAVGARFDDRVTGKLDEFASRAKVIHIDIDPAEVGKNRAPQVPIVGDVRQVLMDLLRRCHELGISRNSEQTKAWLERINRWREDYPLEVPQYPDAISPQEVIVELANQAPSAYYTTDVGQHQMWSAQFLKNGPRRWISSAGLGTMGFGMPAAMGVKVALPDEQVICIAGDASIQMNIQELGTLAQYGINVKTVIVNNGWQGMVRQWQQTFYQERYSSSNMEVGMPDFVMLAQAYGIKGICVRSRNELKDAIALMLAHDGPVLMDVRVKRNENCYPMVAPGKSNSQMIGLPEKAKLNQTVELVYCPTCGAKNVNSNKFCPECGTKL from the coding sequence ATGAGCGAACTTTCCACCGCATCGCCCAAAATCACGGCTGCTACTCGCAGAACCGGATCTTACGCCCTAATTGACAGCCTTCAGCGTCATGGCGTCAAGCACATCTTCGGTTATCCCGGCGGTGCTATTTTACCGATTTATGACGAACTTTATCGCGCCGAAGCCGCAGGTGGCGTTAAACATATTCTAGTCAGACACGAACAAGGCGCGTCCCATGCCGCCGATGCCTACTCGCGGGCAACTGGACAAGTGGGGGTGTGTTTTGGCACCTCTGGCCCCGGTGCCACTAACCTGGTAACGGGAATTGCGACGGCGCAAATGGACTCAATTCCAATGGTGATTATCACCGGACAAGTCAGCCGCGCGGCCATTGGTACCGACGCCTTCCAAGAAACTGATATTTATGGGATTACTCTCCCCATTGTCAAACATTCCTACGTTGTTCGCGATCCGAAGGACATGGCCCGCACTGTCGCCGAAGCCTTCCACATCGCCAGCACTGGACGACCAGGCCCGGTGTTAATTGACGTGCCGAAAGACGTGGGTTTAGAAGAATTTGACTATCTCCCCGTTGAACCCGGTTCAGTCAAATTACCGGGATATCGCCCCACCGTGAAGGGCAACCCCCGCCAGATTAACCAAGCCATCTACTTGATGCAAGAAGCCGAACGTCCCTTACTCTACGTTGGCGGCGGCGCAATTTCGGCCAATGCTCACGCGGAAATTTTGGAACTGGCGGAAATGTTCCAAATGCCCGTAACCACAACCTTGATGGGGAAAGGGGTGTTTGATGAGTTGCACCCGCTGGCTGTGGGGATGTTGGGGATGCATGGCACCGCTTATGCTAACTTTGCGGTTAGCGAATGCGATTTGTTAATTGCTGTCGGCGCGCGGTTTGACGACCGAGTAACGGGTAAGCTGGATGAATTTGCCTCCCGCGCTAAGGTGATTCATATTGATATTGACCCGGCGGAAGTGGGTAAAAATCGCGCCCCCCAAGTTCCCATTGTGGGCGATGTCCGCCAAGTGTTAATGGACTTGCTGCGCCGCTGTCACGAACTGGGCATCAGTCGCAACTCAGAGCAAACCAAAGCTTGGTTAGAACGGATTAACCGTTGGCGCGAAGATTATCCTTTAGAGGTTCCCCAATATCCCGATGCCATCTCTCCCCAAGAGGTGATTGTGGAGTTGGCTAACCAAGCGCCCAGCGCTTACTATACAACTGATGTCGGTCAGCACCAAATGTGGTCTGCCCAATTCCTGAAAAATGGCCCCCGTCGCTGGATTTCTAGCGCCGGTTTAGGGACGATGGGGTTTGGGATGCCTGCGGCGATGGGGGTTAAAGTGGCCCTACCCGATGAGCAAGTCATCTGTATTGCAGGCGATGCTAGCATCCAGATGAATATTCAAGAGTTGGGTACCCTGGCTCAGTATGGCATCAATGTGAAAACCGTCATTGTCAATAATGGCTGGCAAGGGATGGTGCGTCAGTGGCAGCAAACGTTCTATCAAGAGCGTTATTCTTCTTCCAATATGGAAGTAGGAATGCCCGATTTTGTGATGCTGGCACAAGCTTATGGGATTAAGGGAATTTGCGTGCGTTCTCGCAATGAGCTCAAAGATGCGATCGCACTCATGCTAGCTCACGATGGCCCGGTGCTGATGGATGTTCGCGTTAAACGTAACGAAAACTGCTATCCAATGGTAGCCCCCGGTAAGAGCAATTCTCAGATGATTGGTTTGCCAGAAAAGGCGAAACTCAACCAAACTGTAGAGTTAGTCTACTGTCCCACTTGCGGCGCGAAAAACGTCAACAGCAACAAGTTCTGTCCAGAATGCGGAACTAAACTCTAA
- the rsmD gene encoding 16S rRNA (guanine(966)-N(2))-methyltransferase RsmD, translated as MRIYGNRQLKTLPGLETRPTTGRVREAVFNIWQNRVEGCRWLDLCAGNGSMGAEALCRGAGFVVGIEQNAKACAIIRQNWEKVASVEQFQVIKGNVLSRLPQLAGQTFDFIYFDPPYDSPLYPPVLSAIAQLDLLSPDGEMALEHRPEQESFELPSGLEICRQKVYGNTALTFIRRLESGV; from the coding sequence ATGCGAATCTACGGGAACCGTCAACTTAAAACATTACCTGGTTTAGAGACTCGACCGACGACGGGACGAGTGCGGGAGGCTGTGTTTAATATTTGGCAAAACCGGGTTGAGGGATGTCGGTGGTTGGATTTGTGTGCGGGGAATGGTTCAATGGGGGCTGAAGCGTTGTGTCGCGGCGCTGGCTTTGTGGTGGGAATTGAACAGAATGCTAAGGCTTGTGCGATTATTCGGCAAAATTGGGAAAAGGTCGCGAGTGTAGAGCAATTCCAGGTCATTAAGGGGAATGTGCTGTCTCGACTCCCTCAGCTAGCGGGACAAACGTTCGATTTCATCTATTTCGATCCGCCCTATGATAGTCCATTGTACCCGCCGGTGCTGAGTGCGATCGCGCAATTGGATCTCCTCTCGCCCGATGGAGAAATGGCGCTAGAACATCGCCCAGAACAAGAGAGTTTTGAGTTACCTTCAGGTTTAGAAATTTGCCGTCAAAAGGTTTATGGCAATACCGCTTTAACGTTTATTCGTCGCTTAGAATCTGGGGTTTAG
- a CDS encoding mechanosensitive ion channel family protein, giving the protein MLAWIIPIVSILGGFIAGWIFEKIFLQKLQSLLSKPKIPHSEVFVNSLKGVIKIWLIIAGFYGALVSLHTSQFITNPIFLIGQNGLIATFLYFFTLVIARLGSSFIRIWSQKTPGVSASLLANLTKIIILVFGILTILQAIGISITPILATLGIGGLAVALAFQDTLSNLFSGLYLIISQQVRTGDYIKLETGQEGYVIDITWRNTVVRELQNNLVLIPNSKLASAIFTNYHLPAKDVGVRVNVSVSYQSDLEQIEEVTLQVARELKAEYPQLYADFDPVIFYENFGDFSINFVVVFRANEFLEQRAAKHQFIKRLHRRYREVGIEIPYPSHNVYMPNTNHRNAKPQILSDE; this is encoded by the coding sequence ATGCTAGCATGGATTATTCCGATTGTTTCAATTCTGGGAGGGTTTATTGCAGGTTGGATTTTTGAGAAGATTTTCTTACAAAAACTGCAATCCTTACTTTCAAAACCCAAAATTCCCCATTCAGAAGTTTTTGTTAACTCGCTTAAAGGGGTTATTAAAATTTGGCTCATTATTGCTGGATTTTATGGGGCTTTAGTTAGCCTTCATACCTCTCAATTTATTACGAATCCGATATTTCTAATCGGACAAAATGGCTTAATTGCCACCTTTCTATATTTCTTTACTCTAGTTATTGCCAGACTCGGTTCTAGCTTTATTCGCATTTGGAGTCAGAAAACCCCTGGAGTTTCGGCTTCTTTGTTAGCGAATCTGACCAAAATCATTATCTTAGTTTTCGGAATTCTAACCATCCTGCAAGCGATTGGAATTTCCATTACTCCTATTCTCGCAACTTTGGGAATTGGGGGTTTAGCTGTAGCGCTGGCGTTTCAGGATACCCTATCTAATCTATTTTCAGGATTGTATTTAATTATTTCCCAACAAGTAAGAACGGGAGATTATATTAAACTTGAAACTGGGCAAGAGGGATATGTCATTGATATTACGTGGCGAAATACAGTGGTGCGGGAGTTACAAAATAATCTAGTCCTGATTCCCAATAGCAAGTTAGCTTCTGCTATTTTTACGAACTATCATTTACCCGCAAAAGACGTTGGGGTTCGGGTTAATGTTAGCGTCAGTTATCAAAGCGATCTCGAACAAATAGAAGAAGTGACTCTACAAGTTGCTAGAGAATTGAAAGCAGAATATCCACAACTTTATGCAGACTTCGATCCTGTAATTTTCTATGAAAACTTTGGAGATTTTAGTATTAACTTCGTCGTTGTCTTTAGAGCCAATGAATTTCTCGAACAACGTGCAGCTAAACACCAATTTATTAAACGCTTGCATCGCCGCTATCGCGAAGTGGGGATAGAAATTCCCTATCCTAGCCACAATGTTTATATGCCCAATACAAATCATCGCAATGCTAAACCCCAGATTCTAAGCGACGAATAA
- a CDS encoding Asp-tRNA(Asn)/Glu-tRNA(Gln) amidotransferase GatCAB subunit A yields the protein MTLEFVQDDAIAIATAVRQQKVSASQIITNTLNRIDQRDKKLNCFTALTDGSALQQAEEIDRQIAQGQEPGPLAGVPFAVKNLFDIQGITTIAGSIIDAEKPSAKQDATVITRLKQAGAILVGALNMDEYAYGFVTENSHYGPVHNPHDLNRIAGGSSGGSGAAVAGGLVPLSLGSDTNGSIRVPAALCGIYGLKPTYGRLSRAGMTLFSGSLDHVGPLGRSVRDMAIAFDIMQGPDPRDPICYTGDPEPTLSQLNQGIDGLRIAVASGHFATGGEPEVHAAVEQVAKALSTTQTVTIPEAARARAAAYIITATEGANLHFADLKRRPQDFDPATRDRFLAGLFIPASWYIQAQRFRQWYRDRVRELFQTVDIIIAPTTPTPATRIGQQTLIINGEEVLLRPNLGLYTQPLSFIGLPVISVPLQPSQGLPVGVQLIAAPYQEASLLKVAAFLEAQGVTRVLSAKC from the coding sequence ATGACATTGGAATTTGTGCAGGATGACGCGATCGCGATCGCCACGGCGGTACGTCAGCAAAAAGTATCCGCCAGTCAAATTATCACCAATACTCTTAATCGGATCGACCAACGCGACAAAAAACTCAACTGCTTCACCGCCTTAACCGACGGATCGGCCCTGCAACAAGCCGAAGAGATCGATCGCCAAATTGCCCAAGGACAGGAACCCGGCCCCCTAGCAGGCGTTCCCTTTGCAGTCAAAAACCTATTTGATATCCAAGGTATTACCACGATCGCGGGTTCTATTATCGATGCGGAAAAGCCCTCCGCCAAACAGGATGCTACTGTCATTACTCGCCTCAAACAAGCGGGGGCGATCCTCGTCGGCGCGTTGAATATGGACGAATACGCCTATGGGTTTGTCACCGAAAATTCCCACTATGGGCCAGTACATAACCCCCACGATCTTAACCGGATTGCGGGGGGTTCCTCTGGCGGATCGGGGGCGGCGGTGGCGGGAGGTTTAGTCCCCTTAAGCTTAGGATCGGATACCAATGGGTCTATTCGGGTTCCGGCGGCCCTATGCGGCATTTATGGTCTAAAACCCACCTACGGGCGGCTATCGCGGGCGGGAATGACGCTATTTAGTGGCAGCTTGGATCATGTGGGGCCGCTTGGGCGATCGGTCAGAGATATGGCGATCGCCTTTGATATTATGCAAGGCCCCGATCCTCGCGATCCGATCTGCTATACAGGCGATCCAGAACCCACCCTCTCCCAACTCAACCAGGGGATAGACGGGTTGCGAATTGCAGTGGCTAGCGGACATTTTGCCACGGGAGGAGAACCAGAGGTTCATGCGGCGGTGGAACAAGTCGCCAAAGCCTTATCGACAACTCAAACAGTCACTATTCCAGAAGCAGCGAGGGCGAGGGCTGCGGCCTATATTATTACAGCCACAGAAGGGGCAAACCTGCACTTCGCTGACTTAAAGCGGCGTCCCCAAGACTTCGATCCGGCTACGCGCGATCGCTTTTTGGCAGGCTTATTCATCCCCGCAAGTTGGTACATTCAAGCCCAACGGTTTCGCCAATGGTATCGCGATCGCGTCCGCGAACTCTTCCAAACCGTCGATATCATCATCGCCCCAACCACCCCCACTCCCGCCACCCGCATCGGTCAACAAACCCTAATCATTAACGGCGAAGAAGTCCTTCTACGTCCAAACTTAGGCCTCTACACCCAACCCCTATCCTTTATTGGCTTACCCGTTATTTCCGTCCCCCTGCAACCCTCCCAAGGCTTACCCGTCGGCGTCCAACTCATTGCAGCCCCCTATCAAGAAGCCTCCCTCCTCAAAGTTGCAGCCTTTCTAGAAGCCCAAGGGGTGACTAGAGTGCTGAGTGCAAAGTGCTGA
- a CDS encoding DUF4089 domain-containing protein, producing MCQTDAPYWITDRLKSIFYRLLTHMSDRNDPLTAYVEQMARVLDLSLSPEQQAGVVDNLEKIEAIAKFVNDFPLPETVQAAPTFQP from the coding sequence GTGTGTCAAACTGACGCACCCTACTGGATTACTGATAGATTAAAATCAATCTTCTATCGTTTACTCACTCACATGAGCGATCGCAACGATCCGTTAACCGCTTACGTTGAACAAATGGCCCGCGTTCTCGATCTGTCCCTATCGCCCGAACAGCAAGCGGGAGTGGTGGATAATTTGGAGAAAATTGAAGCGATCGCTAAATTTGTCAACGACTTTCCCCTACCCGAAACCGTCCAAGCGGCCCCCACCTTCCAACCCTAA
- a CDS encoding cytochrome ubiquinol oxidase subunit I translates to MEFLSNTVVLSRLQFALTAIFHMLWPVLTTGMGIYLVIVEGLWLKTRNPNYYYHARFWSKLYVLNFGIGVATGVPMEFQFGTNWAPFSEAVGDFFGSILGFEASMAFMLEAGFLGIMLFGWERVNPVIHYLATIMVAFGANLSTFWILIANSWMQTPAGGEMVEGKFVVSDYFQAILNPFMANSVMHMFFATLETSLFVIGGISAWYILNQRHPEFFAKSFKIVLAIAIAVAPLQIYIGHLSGEQVYHYQPSKLAAIEAKWETLPAGKPADWSLLALPNNQTEQNDWEVTIPNALGLILELKPILSEPVLGLKEWAPEDRPRMVGLVYYAFRLMVGIGFFFAALMLFTVLQWWRGKLSPEQIAQQRWLMRAWILAAPLGYLAVESGWIVRCVGRQPWTVYGKIRTVDAASHLPPGEVLTSLSLFAIVYTLLFFTTLYFGSRIIRHGPNFDLPIPGEDQPAVDTTPGEPLPDQRPVEAQQ, encoded by the coding sequence ATGGAATTTCTCTCGAATACTGTCGTGCTATCTCGCCTTCAGTTTGCCTTAACTGCTATCTTTCATATGCTTTGGCCTGTACTGACAACGGGTATGGGGATATATCTGGTGATTGTGGAAGGCTTATGGCTGAAAACGCGCAATCCTAATTACTACTACCATGCCCGCTTTTGGTCAAAGCTGTACGTTCTCAATTTTGGCATTGGGGTAGCCACTGGCGTTCCGATGGAGTTTCAGTTTGGCACGAACTGGGCCCCCTTTTCGGAGGCGGTGGGTGACTTTTTTGGTAGCATCCTGGGGTTTGAAGCTTCGATGGCGTTTATGCTAGAAGCCGGTTTTCTGGGAATTATGCTGTTTGGCTGGGAACGCGTTAACCCCGTCATTCACTATTTGGCAACCATTATGGTGGCTTTTGGGGCGAACTTATCCACTTTTTGGATATTAATTGCCAATTCCTGGATGCAAACGCCTGCGGGTGGTGAGATGGTGGAGGGTAAGTTTGTGGTTAGCGATTATTTTCAAGCGATCCTCAACCCCTTTATGGCCAATAGCGTGATGCATATGTTTTTTGCGACGCTGGAGACTTCGCTATTTGTGATTGGGGGAATTAGCGCTTGGTATATTCTCAATCAGCGTCATCCAGAGTTTTTCGCCAAGTCCTTTAAGATTGTATTGGCGATCGCGATCGCGGTTGCCCCTCTACAAATCTATATCGGTCACTTAAGCGGCGAACAAGTCTACCACTACCAACCCTCCAAACTCGCCGCCATCGAAGCCAAATGGGAAACCCTCCCCGCTGGAAAACCCGCCGACTGGAGTTTATTAGCGCTTCCCAATAACCAAACCGAACAAAATGATTGGGAAGTTACCATCCCCAACGCTTTAGGTCTTATTCTTGAACTCAAACCCATCCTTTCAGAACCCGTACTTGGCTTAAAAGAATGGGCCCCTGAAGATCGGCCGCGAATGGTGGGGTTAGTCTACTATGCGTTTCGCCTCATGGTGGGGATCGGCTTTTTCTTTGCAGCGTTGATGCTTTTTACCGTCCTGCAATGGTGGCGCGGTAAACTCTCTCCAGAACAAATTGCTCAACAGCGTTGGTTAATGCGAGCCTGGATCTTAGCGGCCCCTTTGGGTTATCTTGCAGTAGAATCCGGTTGGATTGTCCGTTGCGTCGGTCGGCAACCTTGGACAGTTTACGGCAAAATTCGCACGGTTGATGCGGCGTCTCATCTTCCCCCAGGTGAAGTTTTAACCTCTTTAAGCCTATTTGCGATCGTTTATACGCTTCTGTTCTTTACGACCCTATATTTTGGTAGCCGCATCATTCGTCATGGCCCCAATTTTGATTTACCCATTCCTGGGGAAGATCAACCCGCTGTTGACACCACTCCCGGCGAACCTCTCCCGGATCAACGTCCGGTGGAAGCACAGCAATGA